From the genome of Mustela lutreola isolate mMusLut2 chromosome 16, mMusLut2.pri, whole genome shotgun sequence, one region includes:
- the FAM98C gene encoding protein FAM98C isoform X1, which translates to MEGAEAEAREGASVAQDLLALGYEGFPGAPSLGPSCPDFRALCARLAAELASLGALERERGQSAEALRAGDGPDAEEEFLRQLAGLLQELHCPDRALCGGEGAAALRDPGACLRLLRFLCSELQAARLLCLYRRLDPSPAPPCGEGAEEGAGMVQELVLTLRALGLPRPKPGTAASRLLWELHDKISELLPSLPPGFLQPLLSFPLDAPRWEALESLCQRLGDQYCCRRCLLLKRLDLTTSSFHWSDRAEAQGEAMKAVLIPIREALTPESDVSIAHILAARADLSRLVPATSKAARQGTCCAINKVLMGNVPDRGGRPNELEAPMPSWQSRREDGGGRKAGHQNWGRKKKKK; encoded by the exons ATGGAGGGGGCGGAGGCGGAAGCGCGGGAGGGGGCCTCGGTGGCCCAGGACCTGCTGGCCTTGGG GTATGAGGGCTTCCCGGGGGCGCCGTCGCTGGGCCCCTCGTGTCCAGACTTCAGGGCGCTGTGCGCGCGGCTGGCGGCGGAGCTGGCGTCTCTGGGCGCCCTGGAGCGGGAGCGAGGACAGAGCGCGGAGGCGCTGAGGGCCGGCGACG GCCCCGACGCGGAGGAGGAATTCCTGCGACAGTTGGCCGGCCTGCTGCAGGAGTTGCACTGCCCGGACCGCGCGCTCTGCGGCGGAGAGGGCGCGGCGGCGCTGCGGGATCCCGGCGCGTGCCTGCGCCTGCTGC GCTTTCTCTGCTCGGAGCTGCAGGCTGCCCGCCTCCTCTGTCTGTATCGCCGGCTGGATCCCAGCCCCGCACCGccctgtggggagggggcagaggagggagctggCATGGTTCAGGAACTGGTCCTTACCCTCCGAGCTTTAGGGCTGCCCAGGCCGAAGCCTGGGACCGCCGCCAGCCGGCTGCTGTGGGAGTTACATGACAAG ATCTCTGAGCTGctgccttccctgcccccagggtTCCTGCAGCCCCTCCTTAGCTTCCCCCTGGACGCACCCAGATGG GAGGCACTGGAGTCTCTGTGCCAAAGGCTGGGAGACCAGTACTGCTGCCGCCGCTGCCTGCTCCTGAAACGCCTGGACCTCACAACATCGTCTTTCCACTGGAGTGATCGGGCAGAG gcccaagGAGAAGCCATGAAGGCAGTGCTGATCCCAATTCGAGAGGCTCTGACCCCAGAATCAGATGTCTCCATCGCACACATCCTGGCTGCCCGAGCAGACCTGTCTCGTCTTGTCCCAGCCACCAGCAAGGCTGCCCGCCAAGGGACCTGCTGTGCCATCAACAAG GTGCTTATGGGCAACGTGCCAGACCGGGGGGGCCGTCCAAATGAGCTGGAGGCTCCCATGCCCAGCTGGCAGAGCAGAAGAGAGGACGGAGGTGGGCGAAAGGCAGGCCACCAGAACTGGGGtcgcaagaagaagaagaaataa
- the RASGRP4 gene encoding RAS guanyl-releasing protein 4 isoform X1, whose product MNRKDSKRKSHQECPGKTGGRGRPRQARRHKTCPSPREISKVMASMALGMLNEGGCSEDEMLEKCIQSFDSTGNLRRGDHILNMVLAMHSWVLPSTHLAARLLTLYQEATGNTQEQRRLQICHLLRYWLTQHPETVHQEPQLEEVIGRFWATVEQEGNSAQRSLGDSSNLLSPGGPGPPHPMSSPGLGKKRKVSLLFDHLETGELAQHLTYLEFRSFQAITPQDLRGYVLQGSVRGCPSLEGSVGLSNSVSRWVQVMVLSRPGPAQRAQVLDKFIQVAQRLHQLQNFNTLMAVTGGLCHSAISRLKDSHAHLSPDSTKALLELSELLAAHNNYTRYRRAWADCTGFRLPVLGVHLKDLVSLHEAQPDRLPDGRVHLPKLNSLYLRLQELAALQRQQPPCSASEDLLHLLTLSLDLFYTEDEIYELSYAREPRCPKSLPPSPFKAPLVVEWAPGVTPKPDRATLGRHVEQLVESVFKNYDPEGRGTISQEDFERLSGNFPFACHGLHPPPRQGNGSYSREELTGYLLRASAICAKLGLAFLHTFQEVTFRKPTFCDSCNGFLWGVTKQGYRCRDCGLCCHKHCRDRVKVECKKRPVAKGDVSPPGAPIPPTLVPHTSCGSEDSLSYTLSLEPETGCHLCHAWTQTEPPHLEAETVPLPTTASPPSQPSKLNS is encoded by the exons ATGAACAGGAAAGACAGCAAGAG GAAATCCCACCAGGAATGCCCAGGAAAGACAGGAGGGCGGGGCCGGCCCCGACAGGCCCGGCGCCACAAGACGTGCCCCAGCCCACGGGAAATCAGCAAGGTCATGGCTTCCATGGCTCTGGGCATGCTGAATGAGGGCGGCTGCAGCGAAGATGAGATGCTAGAGAAATGCATTCAGTCCTTCG ACTCAACAGGAAACCTGCGCCGTGGAGACCACATTCTCAACATGGTACTGGCGATGCACAGCTGGGTGCTGCCTTCTACCCACCTCGCTGCCCGTCTGCTGACCTT GTACCAGGAGGCCACAGGGAACACACAGGAACAGAGGCGGCTCCAGATCTGTCACCTGCTCAG ATACTGGCTGACCCAACACCCTGAGACTGTACACCAGGAGCCTCAGTTAGAAGAGGTGATAGGTCGCTTCTGGGCCACTGTGGAGCAGGAGGGCAACTCTGCCCAGAGGAGCCTGGGAGACTCCTCCAACCT CCTGAGCCCCGGTGGCCCTGGCCCCCCGCACCCCATGAGCAGCCCAGGCCTAGGCAAAAAGCGCAAAGTGTCCTTGCTTTTCGACCACCTGGAGACGGGGGAGCTGGCTCAGCATCTCACTTACCTGGAGTTCCGGTCCTTCCAGGCAATCACG ccccaggacctGCGGGGCTACGTTTTGCAGGGCTCCGTGCGGGGCTGCCCGTCCCTGGAGGGATCCGTAGGGCTCAGCAACAGCGTGTCCCGCTGGGTGCAGGTCATGGTGCTGAGCCGTCCTGGGCCCGCACAACGCGCGCAGGTGCTGGACAAGTTCATCCAGGTGGCACAG AGGCTCCACCAGCTGCAGAATTTCAACACACTGATGGCCGTCACGGGGGGCCTGTGTCACAGTGCCATCTCCAGACTCAAGGACTCCCATGCGCACCTGAGCCCTGACAGCACCAAG GCCCTGCTGGAGCTGTCTGAGCTTCTTGCTGCGCACAACAACTACACGCGATACCGCCGGGCCTGGGCTGACTGCACAGGTTTCCGGCTGCCCGTCCTGGGTGTGCACCTCAAAGACCTGGTGTCCCTTCATGAGGCACAGCCCGACCGGTTGCCTGACGGACGCGTGCACCTACCCAAACTCAACAGCCTCTACCTGAGACTACAGGAGCTGGCGGCCCTTCAGAGGCAGCAACCCCCATGCAGCGCCAGCGAGGACCTGCTGCACCTGCTCACG ctTTCCCTGGATCTCTTCTACACAGAGGATGAGATCTATGAGCTTTCTTATGCCCGGGAGCCCCGCTGTCCCAAGAGTCTG CCACCCTCCCCCTTCAAAGCGCCCCTGGTGGTGGAGTGGGCCCCTGGAGTGACACCTAAGCCCGACAGGGCCACCCTGGGTCGGCACGTAGAGCAGCTGGTGGAG TCTGTGTTCAAGAATTACGACCCTGAAGGCAGAGGAACTATCTCTCAGGAGGACTTTGAGCGACTTTCAGGCAACTTCCCCTTCGCCTGCCATGGGCTtcacccacccccccgccaggg GAATGGCTCCTACAGCCGAGAAGAGCTGACAGGCTACCTGCTCCGGGCCAGTGCCATCTGCGCCAAGCTGGGCCTGGCCTTCCTGCACACCTTCCAGGAGGTCACCTTCCGCAAGCCCACCTTCTGTGACAGCTGCAATGGCTTT CTCTGGGGCGTCACCAAGCAAGGCTACCGCTGTCGGG ACTGCGGGCTGTGTTGCCACAAACACTGCAGGGACCGCGTGAAGGTGGAGTGTAAGAAGAGGCCAGTGGCCAAGGGCGATGTGAGCCCCCCTGGAGCCCCCATCCCACCCACACTGGTTCCCCATACCAGCTGCG GCTCAGAAGACAGTCTCTCCTACACACTATCCCTGGAACCCGAGACAGGGTGCCACCTTTGCCATGCGTGGACCCAGACAGAGCCCCCACACCTGGAAGCAGAGACG gtgcccctcccaacGACTGCCTCGCCGCCTTCCCAGCCCTCCAAGCTGAATTCTTAG
- the FAM98C gene encoding protein FAM98C isoform X2, producing MEGAEAEAREGASVAQDLLALGYEGFPGAPSLGPSCPDFRALCARLAAELASLGALERERGQSAEALRAGDGPDAEEEFLRQLAGLLQELHCPDRALCGGEGAAALRDPGACLRLLRFLQPLLSFPLDAPRWEALESLCQRLGDQYCCRRCLLLKRLDLTTSSFHWSDRAEAQGEAMKAVLIPIREALTPESDVSIAHILAARADLSRLVPATSKAARQGTCCAINKVLMGNVPDRGGRPNELEAPMPSWQSRREDGGGRKAGHQNWGRKKKKK from the exons ATGGAGGGGGCGGAGGCGGAAGCGCGGGAGGGGGCCTCGGTGGCCCAGGACCTGCTGGCCTTGGG GTATGAGGGCTTCCCGGGGGCGCCGTCGCTGGGCCCCTCGTGTCCAGACTTCAGGGCGCTGTGCGCGCGGCTGGCGGCGGAGCTGGCGTCTCTGGGCGCCCTGGAGCGGGAGCGAGGACAGAGCGCGGAGGCGCTGAGGGCCGGCGACG GCCCCGACGCGGAGGAGGAATTCCTGCGACAGTTGGCCGGCCTGCTGCAGGAGTTGCACTGCCCGGACCGCGCGCTCTGCGGCGGAGAGGGCGCGGCGGCGCTGCGGGATCCCGGCGCGTGCCTGCGCCTGCTGC ggtTCCTGCAGCCCCTCCTTAGCTTCCCCCTGGACGCACCCAGATGG GAGGCACTGGAGTCTCTGTGCCAAAGGCTGGGAGACCAGTACTGCTGCCGCCGCTGCCTGCTCCTGAAACGCCTGGACCTCACAACATCGTCTTTCCACTGGAGTGATCGGGCAGAG gcccaagGAGAAGCCATGAAGGCAGTGCTGATCCCAATTCGAGAGGCTCTGACCCCAGAATCAGATGTCTCCATCGCACACATCCTGGCTGCCCGAGCAGACCTGTCTCGTCTTGTCCCAGCCACCAGCAAGGCTGCCCGCCAAGGGACCTGCTGTGCCATCAACAAG GTGCTTATGGGCAACGTGCCAGACCGGGGGGGCCGTCCAAATGAGCTGGAGGCTCCCATGCCCAGCTGGCAGAGCAGAAGAGAGGACGGAGGTGGGCGAAAGGCAGGCCACCAGAACTGGGGtcgcaagaagaagaagaaataa
- the RASGRP4 gene encoding RAS guanyl-releasing protein 4 isoform X2 has translation MASMALGMLNEGGCSEDEMLEKCIQSFDSTGNLRRGDHILNMVLAMHSWVLPSTHLAARLLTLYQEATGNTQEQRRLQICHLLRYWLTQHPETVHQEPQLEEVIGRFWATVEQEGNSAQRSLGDSSNLLSPGGPGPPHPMSSPGLGKKRKVSLLFDHLETGELAQHLTYLEFRSFQAITPQDLRGYVLQGSVRGCPSLEGSVGLSNSVSRWVQVMVLSRPGPAQRAQVLDKFIQVAQRLHQLQNFNTLMAVTGGLCHSAISRLKDSHAHLSPDSTKALLELSELLAAHNNYTRYRRAWADCTGFRLPVLGVHLKDLVSLHEAQPDRLPDGRVHLPKLNSLYLRLQELAALQRQQPPCSASEDLLHLLTLSLDLFYTEDEIYELSYAREPRCPKSLPPSPFKAPLVVEWAPGVTPKPDRATLGRHVEQLVESVFKNYDPEGRGTISQEDFERLSGNFPFACHGLHPPPRQGNGSYSREELTGYLLRASAICAKLGLAFLHTFQEVTFRKPTFCDSCNGFLWGVTKQGYRCRDCGLCCHKHCRDRVKVECKKRPVAKGDVSPPGAPIPPTLVPHTSCGSEDSLSYTLSLEPETGCHLCHAWTQTEPPHLEAETVPLPTTASPPSQPSKLNS, from the exons ATGGCTTCCATGGCTCTGGGCATGCTGAATGAGGGCGGCTGCAGCGAAGATGAGATGCTAGAGAAATGCATTCAGTCCTTCG ACTCAACAGGAAACCTGCGCCGTGGAGACCACATTCTCAACATGGTACTGGCGATGCACAGCTGGGTGCTGCCTTCTACCCACCTCGCTGCCCGTCTGCTGACCTT GTACCAGGAGGCCACAGGGAACACACAGGAACAGAGGCGGCTCCAGATCTGTCACCTGCTCAG ATACTGGCTGACCCAACACCCTGAGACTGTACACCAGGAGCCTCAGTTAGAAGAGGTGATAGGTCGCTTCTGGGCCACTGTGGAGCAGGAGGGCAACTCTGCCCAGAGGAGCCTGGGAGACTCCTCCAACCT CCTGAGCCCCGGTGGCCCTGGCCCCCCGCACCCCATGAGCAGCCCAGGCCTAGGCAAAAAGCGCAAAGTGTCCTTGCTTTTCGACCACCTGGAGACGGGGGAGCTGGCTCAGCATCTCACTTACCTGGAGTTCCGGTCCTTCCAGGCAATCACG ccccaggacctGCGGGGCTACGTTTTGCAGGGCTCCGTGCGGGGCTGCCCGTCCCTGGAGGGATCCGTAGGGCTCAGCAACAGCGTGTCCCGCTGGGTGCAGGTCATGGTGCTGAGCCGTCCTGGGCCCGCACAACGCGCGCAGGTGCTGGACAAGTTCATCCAGGTGGCACAG AGGCTCCACCAGCTGCAGAATTTCAACACACTGATGGCCGTCACGGGGGGCCTGTGTCACAGTGCCATCTCCAGACTCAAGGACTCCCATGCGCACCTGAGCCCTGACAGCACCAAG GCCCTGCTGGAGCTGTCTGAGCTTCTTGCTGCGCACAACAACTACACGCGATACCGCCGGGCCTGGGCTGACTGCACAGGTTTCCGGCTGCCCGTCCTGGGTGTGCACCTCAAAGACCTGGTGTCCCTTCATGAGGCACAGCCCGACCGGTTGCCTGACGGACGCGTGCACCTACCCAAACTCAACAGCCTCTACCTGAGACTACAGGAGCTGGCGGCCCTTCAGAGGCAGCAACCCCCATGCAGCGCCAGCGAGGACCTGCTGCACCTGCTCACG ctTTCCCTGGATCTCTTCTACACAGAGGATGAGATCTATGAGCTTTCTTATGCCCGGGAGCCCCGCTGTCCCAAGAGTCTG CCACCCTCCCCCTTCAAAGCGCCCCTGGTGGTGGAGTGGGCCCCTGGAGTGACACCTAAGCCCGACAGGGCCACCCTGGGTCGGCACGTAGAGCAGCTGGTGGAG TCTGTGTTCAAGAATTACGACCCTGAAGGCAGAGGAACTATCTCTCAGGAGGACTTTGAGCGACTTTCAGGCAACTTCCCCTTCGCCTGCCATGGGCTtcacccacccccccgccaggg GAATGGCTCCTACAGCCGAGAAGAGCTGACAGGCTACCTGCTCCGGGCCAGTGCCATCTGCGCCAAGCTGGGCCTGGCCTTCCTGCACACCTTCCAGGAGGTCACCTTCCGCAAGCCCACCTTCTGTGACAGCTGCAATGGCTTT CTCTGGGGCGTCACCAAGCAAGGCTACCGCTGTCGGG ACTGCGGGCTGTGTTGCCACAAACACTGCAGGGACCGCGTGAAGGTGGAGTGTAAGAAGAGGCCAGTGGCCAAGGGCGATGTGAGCCCCCCTGGAGCCCCCATCCCACCCACACTGGTTCCCCATACCAGCTGCG GCTCAGAAGACAGTCTCTCCTACACACTATCCCTGGAACCCGAGACAGGGTGCCACCTTTGCCATGCGTGGACCCAGACAGAGCCCCCACACCTGGAAGCAGAGACG gtgcccctcccaacGACTGCCTCGCCGCCTTCCCAGCCCTCCAAGCTGAATTCTTAG